Below is a window of Rhodopseudomonas sp. P2A-2r DNA.
GCCGGGTGAAGTCGATGGCCTCCCGCGTACATCCCGGCGTACTCGCGCGCGGGTAAAAGAAGATCACCAGCTTCCTGCCGGTATAGTCGCTCAGCGCCACGCTCGCCCCACCGTCGCGCGGCAGGGTGAAGGCCGGAGCAAGCGCGCCTTCGATGGCGACAGCCGGAGCTGTGGCGGCCGGCGCCCGACCGGGAGCTTGGGCGGGCTTGGGCGCGGGTGCGCGTTTGGGCGCAACCTTGGCTGCCGTAGCCTTGGTTGCCGCAGTCTTGGAACGCGCAGGGGTTGGAGCGGATTTCGCCGCCGGCGCCTTTGATTTTTTCGCGGCACCTTTCGGCGCGGCCTTTGCTGCAGGCTTGGCTGCTTTCTTCATGGTCTTTTTTGCCGCAGCCTTGCTGGCAGCGGGCGCAGCCTTCCGGGTGACGGCTTTCGCTCCGGCGCGGGGCGCCTTGCCAGTCGGGGCTTTGGAGGAATTCTTGCGCGATTTCGTGGACATACGCCTTCCTTTCGTCGCTTTCAGCGGGTCATTGTTGAATGATATTGAGAGACGCGCCAAGCGTTCGGAGCAAGCCGACGCTGCGGTGCAAATCTGTTGCTCCCGGAGTATGGTTACAAAGGATTCGACGCAACACCCGTTCCGTGTGCTGAACATGCGGCAGCGATCCGACGACAAGTGATAACTCAAACCGATTGGCAGCGATGCCGGTGCGTGTCTGTCGGTGTTCGATCAGCGCGAGATCCGGAGGCAACCGATCTCACCGTCAGCGCCAGCACCGAGAGGCAATGGCCAGGAATAAGCCGCCCCAAGCGTTCAGTCCGCGCGCCGATGATCCGCACTCGCAATGGGATGATGCCTCCTGGGATCATGACCATGACGAGGCCGCCGGACATCGTGCGCGTCGGCTGCTGTCCGGACCGAACACACGTATTCACGGTGTAAGCGATGGCTTGTCTGCATCTCATCGCTGGTTCTCCGGAACGCGGTGGATGAAGCGGCTCGCGGGCGTCGTTGGCATCCTGATCTTGCTGATCGCGATCTGTTTCGGCGCCCTGTGGTGGCGGCTCGGAGCTGGCCCCATCAATTTCGACATGGCGACGCCCTGGCTCGCCGACGCCATCCAGGACAATATCGGTCAGGGCAACACCGTCGAGGTCGGCGGCACCCAGATCGAGCGCGCAGGACGCGTCCGAGTCGCCGTGCGGATCCGCGACATTGTCGTCAGGGATCGCGACCACGCCATTGTTGCCAGCGCGCCGAAGGCGGAAGTTCGTCTTTCCCTGAGCGCCATGCTGGTCGGGCAGTTGCGTGCCGAGAGCCTCAGTCTGGTCGATGCGGTTCTGGCGGTCCGAATCACACCGGATGGGCAGGTCACGGTATCCACCGGCGACAACGCGCGTCCGATCGCGACCGGCGTGGCTTCGGCGCGCCGGCTCGATACGCCCACCGCTGCTCCGGGGCAAGCGCCGGAGGAGGTCGCACCGACGGCAGGCGCGCCCGATATCAAATCCGCACCCGGCACCGCGCCCGCTGACCGCAAGGAATCGGTGAGCGGTTTGCTCGCGGGCCTCGACTGGCTCGACAGCCTCAGCCTGACCGGCCTCGACGGTCAGAACCTCAATGAAATCGGTTTGAAGAACGGCAACCTGGTGGTCGACGACCAGCAGCGCGGCAATAAATGGAACTTCGATAACATCTCGCTCAGCCTGCGACGGCCGCACGATGGCGGTGTCGCCATGAGCGTGGGAGAGGCCGGCGCTCATCCGTGGAAGCTCGGCGTCGTGGTCGGCTCGCCATCGAACGGCGTGCGGTCGGTCGCCATTCACGCTGACAACGTGCCGGCCAGGAACATCCTGCTGGCGTTGCGGCTGAAGGACCTGACCTACAGTGCTGACCTTCCATTGACCGGAGACCTCAAGGGCGAACTCGCTCGCGACGGCATGCCGACCTATTTCCGGGGCAAGATCACCGCGGGCGCCGGTACAATCATTGACAACGATACTCCCGACTATCCGATGCAGATCGATCAGGGGAGTTCAACGTCGAATGGGATTCCAACCGTCGCGTTCTGCTGGCGCCGTTCAAGATCATTTCCGGCGCCAATCGCGTCACGCTGCTCGCGCATGTGGAGCCGCCGAACGACAGCATTCCCAACTGGCAGCTCGGCTTCAGCGGCGGCACCATCGTGCTCGCGGGCGCCGAGGGCGAACAGCCCCTGATTTTCAACCGCATCTCCATCGGCCTGCGTTTCGACACTGATAACAAGCGGGTGTTGCTGACCCAGGCGGACATCAGCAATGGCGAGATCGGCGTCGCCGGCACCGGCAGTATCGACTATGCCGGCGAGCCGCGGCTGACGCTCGGCTTTGCCGGCACACCCATGTCGGCGTCGGCGCTTAAGCGCATGTGGCCGATCCTGATCGTGCCTGAGGTGCGCGAATGGGTGATCGAACGTGTCGAGCGGGGGCGCTTCAGCGCATCGAGGTCGGAGTGAATTCGCCGGTGCGCAATCTGTCGCGTAGGGGGCCGCCGATTCCGGACGACGGTCTTTCGGTGACCATCACGGCCAATGGCGTGACGCTGCGCCCGGTCGACGACCTCCCGTTGATTCGCGACGCCGACCTGAGGGCGCGCGTCACCGGCCGCACCGCGACCGTGACGATCGGGCAGGCGGGGATCGACACACCCGCCGGCCGCAAGCTCAATCTGAGCGATATCGTTTTCGAAGTGCCTGACATGGCCCCCAAGCCTTCGCCCGCCAAGGTGCGGTTCAAGATCGACGGGCCTGTCCCCGCGGTGGCCGAAATCCTCGCCTCCGACCGGCTCAATGAATTCACGGGCAACCTGCTCGATCCCAACACCACCAAGGGGAACGTGTCCGCGCAGGTGACGCTGGGCATGCCGATCAAGCGCGAGCTGACCAAGACCGACACCACCTACGGCATCAATGCCGACCTCACGGCGTTTTCCGGCGAAAAAATGGTGATGAACCAGAAGCTCGAGGCCGCGACGCTGAAGGTCATGGCCAACAATCAGGGCTATCAGGTCAAGGGTGACGTCAAGATCAATGGCCAGGCCGCGTCGCTCGACTATCGCAAATCGAACGATGGCGATGCCGACGTCCGCCTGCTGGCGACGCTGGACGATGCCGGCCGTGCTCGGCTCGGCTACGATCTCGGCCCCGCCGTCAGCGGCGCGATTCCGATCAAGTTGATTGGCAAGATCGGCAGCGGCGACCGCGAGAGCAAGTTCGGCATCGAAGCCGACCTTACCGGCCTCAAGCTCGACAACATGCTGCCGGGCTGGGCCAAGCAGCCCGGCAAGGCCGGCCGCGCCGTGTTCAACGTCGTGCAGAAACAGCAGTCGACCCGGCTCGAGGATATCGTGATCGACGGCAGTGGCGCGCAGATCAAGGGCGCGGTCGAAATCGACCAGAACGGCGATCTGGTCAGCGCGAACTTTCCAACCTACGCGCCGTCGGAAGGCGACAAGACTTCGCTGAAGGCCGAGCGCGGCCCCGACGGCGTGCTGCGGGTGACCATGCGCGGCGACGTGTTCGACGGCCGCGGCTTTCTGAAGTCGGCAATTTCCGGCAAGGAGACTGATCCCAAGAGCAAGACCAAAAGCATCGATTTCGACATCGATGTGAAGCTCGGCGCCGTTGCCGGCTTCTTCGGCGAGGCGGTGCGCAGCCTCGATACCAAGGTCTCGCGCCGCAATGGAACGATCCGGAGTTTCACACTGTCGGGCAAGCTGGGACGCGATACGCCGCTCAACGGCGACATGCGCGGCAGGGGCCAGGGGCAGGGCCGCGACGTCATCTATATCGAGACCAACGACGCCGGCGCATTCTTCCGCTTTAACGACATCTACGCCAAGATGACCGGCGGACAGCTGGCGCTGGCGATGGATCCGCCCGCTGCGGATTCCCGGCCCAAGGAGGGCCTGATCAACGTCCGTGACTTCAGCATCAAGGGCGAGGCGTCGCTTGATCGCGTCGCGGCCGGCGGGCCCGGGGCCTCGCAGGGTGGCATCAGCTTCTCGCGTCTGCGCGCCGAGTTCACCCGCCAGAACGGACAGCTCACGATCCGGGAAGGCGTCGTCAAGGGCCCGTCGATCGGCGCCACCATCGAAGGCAGCATCGACTATCCCGCCAACCAGGTTCGCATGAGCGGGACCTTTGTGCCGATGTACGGGCTGAACAACATGTTCGGCCAGATCCCGATCGTCGGCCTGTTCCTCGGCGGCGGCAGCAATGAAGGGCTGATCGGCGTGACCTATGAAGTGGTCGGGACGCCCGGCCAGCCGGTGCTGCGCGTCAATCCGATCTCTGCCATGGCGCCCGGCGTGCTGCGCAAGATATTTGAGTTCGGCACCGGCAAGCAGAACAATCCGGTAGAATTCCCGAATTCACCCGGCAACAACTGACCATTGAACGTAACGATAGCCGGCGCGGTTCTTGAGGGCCGCGCCGGCTATCGGATCTGCTGCTGCGGGTTGCGTCAGGCGGCGCGCACGCCGGCCAGGAACGTGTTCACCTCACCGGACAGTTGCTCGGCCTGGCGCGACAGGCCGGTCGCGGCACTCAACACCATGCCGGCGGCACTCCCGGTCTCGTGGGCGGCGGTGCTGACGCCGCCGATGTTGGTGGTGACCTCCTGGGTGGCCTGCGCGGTCTGTGTCACGTTGCGGGCGATCTCTGCCGTCGCGGAGCCTTGTTCCTCGATCGCCGAGCCGATCGACGTGGCGATGGCGCTGACCTCCTCGATGGTCGCGGTAATGCCCTGGATGGCATCGACGGCTTCCTTGGTGGCGCTCTGGATCTGGGCGATGCGGGTGCTGATTTCCTTCGTCGCTTCCGCAGTCTGGCTGGCGAGGCTTTTCACCTCGGATGCAACGACGGCAAAGCCGCGACCAGCCTCGCCGGCGCGCGCCGCCTCGATGGTGGCATTCAGCGCCAGCAGGTTGGTCTGGCCGGCGATGCTGGAGATCAGTTCGACCACGTGTTCGATCTGTTGCGCGCCGTCGGCAAGAGCGCGCACGATGGTGTCGGTGCGACGCGCACTGTCGACGGCGTGGCTGGTGATCTTGGCGGACTGCGCGACCTGACGGCTGATCTCGGTGATCGACGACGATAGTTCCTCCGCGGCGGACGCGACGGTCTGGACGCGGCTGCTGGCCTCGTTCGCTGCGGTGCTGACGACATTGGCCTGCTGATTGGTGCGGTCGGCGGTGCTGGTCATGGATTGTGCGGTGGCTTCCAGTTCGGTGGAGCCGGAAGCCATCAGCCCGACCAACTGACCGACCGAGGCGTCGAAGCGGTTGGCCAGCGCAATTAGCGCGTCGCGCTTCTCGGTCTCGCTCAGTTGCTTCAGCTTGCTCTGCTCGGCCTCCAGCGTGCGCGCGGTCATCGCCGTCTGGCGCAGCATCTCCAGCGTCTCGGCCATCCGCCCGATCTCGTCGCCGCGATCGGTCTCCTCTACGGCAGTTTCGAGCGAGCCGGTGGCGATGCTCTGCATGCGTCGCTGCAGCCGCATCAGCGCGCCCAGAACATCGCGGGCGATCAGCCATGACATCAGCGCCATCAAGGCCATGACGCCCGCACCGATTGCGCCAAGCTTGATCAGCAGGGCGTTAACATCGGCATCGAGGTCGTCGACATAGAGGCCGACACTGACCGTGACATCCCACGGCGCGTAGTAGCGCGCGAATACCATCTTCCGGGTCGGCTCCGTCTGGCCCGGACGGGGATAGAGATAGTAGGCGGTGCCGCCCTCCGCGCTCTGCCGCCCCGCATCCATGATCGCCTTGGCGATAAGGACGCCGTTTGAGTCCGTGGCGCCCGTGATCTTGTCCTGCAATTTTTGGTTGGCGGAGTTCACCAGGATCGTTTGATCCGCGCGATAGACGACGGGATAGCCCTGCTTGTTGCCAAAGAACATGCCCTTGCCGCGGGCGCGGTACTGCATCTGCGCATCGGCCAACGTCATTTTGCCGGCGGTCACCTCGTCCTGAAGCGTCTCGGCCATGCCGACCAGCATGTCGACGGCCGTATGAAGCTGCGCCATGCGATCTTCGATCATGCGCTTCTGGCTGAGCGAAGCGGCCACAGCGATGACGGCGCATACCGCGACCGCGGAAACGGCGACCATGCCAGCAAGCTTTGTGCGGATCTTGAAACGGCTGAGCAGATTCATAGAGACCTCGGATCGAGAGAGTTGCTAACCGATAGTACCGGCAATCTCCTTACTAATGGTGAAGGTGGAGCTTCGCGACCAGAGGATGAGCGAGGCAGGGCAAGGCGCGCGGGAGCCATGCAGCCTCAGCGCCGCAGCGCCGGCACGACGAGGAAGGGAATCATGCCCAGCACAACGCTGACCAGCGCGAAGGCGATGAGCAGATCGTAGCTCTGAGTCCAGTCGTGAATGAGGCCCCCGCTCCAGGAGCCGAAAGCCGAGCCGAGGCCGCTGCCGATGGTGATGGCACCGTAGATCGTGCCGACCCGCTCGCCGCGAAAGATCTTCATGGCGGTCGCGGTAAGCAGCGGGCCGCGCGAGCCGATCATGCTGCCGAAGCAGACGACGAAGCCGGTCAGCAGCCAGTAATTCGGGTACCGCTGCAACAGCCACAGCATGACGATGCCGACGATCGACAGGGCATAGCTGCACAGCACCGAGGGCCGTCGGCCGATGATGCCGTCGAGCCAGCTGATGCCGAGCATGCCGAACAGCAGCACCACGCCGCTGAAGCCCCAGGCCGTCGCCGATATCAGCGGCGGAAAGCCCGCATCGATCAGATAGGCGACGACCTGCGGCGAGATGGCGTACATCCCGATGGCGGTAAAGAAGAAAGTGGCAAACAGCGCCCAGAAGGCGTGATGGCGCAACGCACGCGGCAGCGTCCAGCCTTCGTCCGGCAGGTCGTGGCTCTCCGGCCTTTCCAGGTGTGCGGAGCCGCCCGCGTAAGTTCGCCACGGCAGAAGCAGCAGCGGCACCAGCAACGCGAGCACCAGCCAGCCGAAGCTCTGATAGGCGCCGCGCCAGCCGAACCGGTCGATCAGGATCTGGGCGAACGGTAGCATGATCAGAACCCCGGCGCCGGTTGCCGAGTACACGACTGCCATCGCGGTCGGCAGCCGTTTGCCGAACCAGCGGCCGAGCAGGATCGAGTTCGGCACGTTGCTGATGCAGGCCACGCCGAACCCGAGCGCCACGCCGATGCTGAGCTGGAATTGCCAGAGCTGTTGCGCAAAGGCGGCCGACAGAAAGGCGCCGGCGATCAGCACCAGGCCGGTGGCGAACACTGCGCGCGGGCCGGAGCGATCGAACAGCCGTCCCACCAGGGGCGAGGCAAGGCCGGCGCAAAGCGCGGTCAGCGAATAGATCGAGACCACGTCGCCGCGGTCCCAGCTGAAAGCCTGCGAGATCGGCAGCAGGAAGACCGTGAAGCTCTCCTGCAGCCCGCGGCCGAGCACCGACAGCGTGAAGCAGACGCCGAGGACGGCAAGCGCAGTGCGCTGGGAGGCTTTCGGGTCCATCGGGCGACTCTTCACGGCGTTTGCGAATGGCCCCACAGGTGGAGCGCGTTTCGACAGCCGTGAACAGTGCGCCAGGCGAATGGGCCTATGCAGGCTTGAGCAGGATGTGTTTTTTCTTGCCGAGCGAAAGCTTGATCACGCCTTCCGGCGTCAGCAGCGCCGGTGTCAGCAGCATCTTCTCGTCGGTGACCGGCACGTCGTTGACGCGCAGCCCGCCGCCCTTGATCTGGCGCCGCGCCTCGCCGTTGGAAGCGACGAACCCCGCAGTGACGAAAACGGCGAGGACGCCGATGCCGGCGGCAAGTTCGTCCTGCGGAATATCAATGGTCGGCAGGCTCGCGGAAATCGAACCTTCCTCGAAGGTTTTCCGCGCCGTCTCGTTGGCCGCGTCGGCCGCCTCGCGGCCGTGCACGATGGCCGTGGCCTCGGTCGCCAGGATCTTCTTGGCTTCGTTGATCTCGGCGCCGCCGAGCTTTTCCAGCCGGGCAATCTCGTCGAGCGGCAGGCGGGTGAAGATCTTCAGGAACCGGCCCACGTCGTCGTCTTCGGTGTTGCGGAAGTACTGCCAGAAATCATAGGGGCTGAAGAGGTCGCCATTGAGCCATACCGCACCGGTGGCCGACTTGCCCATCTTCTCGCCGGAGGATTTGGTGAGCAGCGGCGTAGTCAGCGCGTAGAGCTGCGGGCCGCCCATGCGATGGCTGAGATCGACGCCGTTGATGATGTTGCCCCACTGGTCGGAGCCGCCCATCTGCAGCGTGCAGCCGTAGCGCCGGTTGAGCTCGGTGAAGTCGTAGCCCTGCATGATCATGTAGTTGAATTCGAGGAAGGACAGCGACTGGTCGCGGTCGAGCCGCAGCTTGACGCTGTCGAAGGCGAGCATGCGGTTGACCGAGAAGTGCCGACCGACGTCGCGCAGGAATTCGACGTAGTTCAGCTTCAGCAGCCAGTCGGCATTGTTGACCATCAATGCGTCGGTCGGGCCGTCGCCGTAGCGCAGCATCTTGCCGAATATTTTTTTGATGCCTTCGATGTTCTCCGCGATCTTTTCGACCGTGAGCAGCGACCGCTGGTCGTCGCGGAACGAGGGGTCGCCAACCATTGAGGTGCCACCGCCCATCAGGGTGATCGGTCGGTTTCCGGTCTCCTGGAACCAATGCAGCATGGTCACCGAAATCAGATTGCCGATGTGCAGCGAGGTCGCCGTGGCGTCATAGCCGACATAGGCCGTGACCGGACCCTTGGCGCAGGCGGCGTCGAGCGCCTGCGGATCGGAGATCTGGTGGATGAAGCCGCGGCTCTGCAGCACGTTCAGGAAGTCTGATTTAAATGCGGTCATCGGCTGAAGACTCTGATCATGATATTTTTACGCTGACTCGACAGATTGGCGGTGCGCCGGGATCGGCGTCCGCCCGACCGGGAGGCGCCGTGTGGCATTATAAGATCGGGCCATACGATACAAGTTTGACCGCAGAGGACCTTGGCCGTGCCGACCATGCTGACCACCATCGGGCTGATGAGCGGGACCTCGCTGGACGGGGTCGATATTGCCTTGATCGAGACCGATGGTCATCGCGTTGGCGCGTTCGGCCCCTCCGGCTACCGGGCATATTCCGATGCCGAACGGGCCGTGCTGCGCCAGGCGCTGGCGGAAGCGGTGCAACTGTCGGACCGCCACGCGCGGCCGGGCATTCTGGCCGAGGCCGAACAGGTGGTGACGGCGGCGCATGCCGAGGCCATGGCCGGGTTTCTGGCGGACAACGGCATCGCCCGTGAAAATGTCGATATCGTCGGATTTCACGGCCAGACCGTGCTGCACCGCCCGGCCGAGCGGCTGACGGTGCAGATCGGCGACGGCGCGGCCTTGGCGCGGGCGATCCATATTCCCGTGATGCATGATTTTCGCGCCGCCGATGTCGCCGCCGGCGGGCAGGGCGCCCCGTTCGTGCCGGTGTATCACCGGGCGCTGGCGCAGGCCCTGGGACGCGAAGGACCCATCGTGGTGGTCAATATCGGTGGCGTCTCCAACATCACTTATATCGACGGCGACGACCTGCTGATCGCCTGTGATACCGGTCCGGGAAATGCGCTGATCGACGACTTCATGCTGCGCACCAGCGGTCAGCCGTTTGATGGCGAAGGCAAGCTGGCCGCGCAAGGCCAGGTCGACGACGCATGGGTGGCACGCGGGCTACAACTGCCGTTCTTTTCCGCGCCGCCGCCAAAATCGCTCGATCGCAACGATTTTGCCGCGCTTCCGCTGAGCAACATGATACCGGCTGACGGGGCTGCCACGCTGACGGCCTTCACCGCCGCAGCCATCGCCAGCATTGTGCCGCTGCTGCCTCGGCCGCCGGCAAGCTGGATCGTCACCGGCGGCGGGGCGCGGAACCTGACGATGCTCCGCATGTTGCGCGAGAAACTGGCGCCAGCAACCGTCGAGGCCGCCGGGGCGCTGGGGTGGTCCGCCGATGCCATGGAGGCGCAGGCGTTCGGCTTCCTCGCGGCGCGCGGCCTGAAAGGCCTGCCGCTCAGCTATCCCGCCACCACCGGGGTGCCGATCCCGATGAGGGGCGGGGTGTTGGTGTCGGCTGCCTGACCCGGATCCCCGACCACAGATAATTCATGCAAGTGCATTTATCTTGACGGATTAATGCAACTGCATGTACATGGGCGCTCTGGATCACCCCGGGGAAAAGTCATGACGCAGCAGCTCAAACTGATCAGCCACAAACTGTGTCCCTACGTGCAGCGCGCCGCGATCGCGCTTGGCGAAAAAGGCGTGGCTTTCGAGCGGATCGATATCGATCTCGCCGCCAAGCCGGACTGGTTTCTGGCAATGTCGCCGCTCGGCAAGGTGCCCGTGCTTCAGGTATCGAGCGGGACGGGCGACGCTGTGCTATTTGAGAGCAACGTGATCTGCGAATATATCGATGAGGCGTTCAGCGGGCCGAAGCTGCATCCGCAGGATGCACTGGAACGCGCGCAGCATCGCGCTTGGATGGAGTTCGGATCGTCGATCCTGGGCGATGTCTGGGGTCTGGAAACCACGGCCGACGCGGCGGTGTTCGAAACCAAGCGGCTGGCGGTTGCCGCAAAATTCGCGCGCGTCGAGGCCGCGCTTGGAACGGGGCCTTATTTTGCCGGCGCTGCCTTCAGCCTCGTCGATGCAGTGTTCGCGCCAATCTTTCGTTATTTCGAGGTGTTTGATCGTCTCAGCGATCTGCGGATCTTTTCCGACACTCCGAAATTGCGCGCCTGGCGAACGCAGCTTGCGCTGCGTCCGAGTGTCAAGGCTGCGGTGCCGGCGGAGTATCCCGAATTGCTGTACGCCTTCCTGCTACGCTACGACGCCCATCTGCTGAAGCTGGCGGCGTAGAGCGCACCGGACCGGCCGACGTCCAACGATCAGCGGACGTTGGCGAGCCGCATGTCGAGATAGCCGGTGACCGATTCCATCAGCGGCTGCAGTTTGCCGTCGAAGAAGTGGTTGGCGCCGGGGATGATGTGCTGGTCGATGACGATGCCCTTTTGGGTCTTCAACTTCTCGACCAGGGTGTTGACGTCCTTGGGCGGCACCACCGCGTCCTTCTCGCCATGGACGATCAGGCCCGAGGACGGGCAGGGCGCCAGGAACGAGAAGTCATAGAGGTTGGCCGGCGGCGCGATCGAGATGAAGCCTTCGACCTCGGGGCGGCGCATCAGAAGCTGCATGCCGATCCAGGCGCCGAACGAGAAACCGGCGACCCAGCAGGCGCGGGCTTCGGGATTGATTGTCTGTGCCCAGTCGAGCGCCGCCGCCGCATCCGACAATTCGCCGGTGCCGTGGTCGAACGAACCCTGGCTGCGGCCGACGCCGCGGAAATTGAAGCGCAGCACCGAGAAGCCGCGATGCACGAAGGCGTAATAGCACTGGTAGATGATCTGGTGGTTCATGGTGCCGGCGAACTGCGGATGCGGGTGCAGCACCATGGCGATCGGCGCGTTCTTCTGCTTGGCAGGATGATAGCGGCCTTCGATGCGGCCGGCAGGGCCGGTGAAAATGACTTCGGGCATGAATGATCCTTAGATGATCTCTTGGGCAATCAACCGACTTCGCGCAGTGTTCGGCGGGTGGGCTTGAAAAGCCCGGGCTCGGGGAGCTCTGCGTCTCAAGTGGCGGATCGGGCGCAACGTTGGACGGCGCCGGGTGAAGCTGAGGCCGCGTTCTACCATGAGCGCAGGGGCAAAAAGCAAGGCTTTTGTCGCTGTCTAGGCCCGGCGCAGCCCCGGGTCGCCGGACGTAACCGCCTGAAATTCAAATAAAAACGATGCGGGACCGGTGCAACGGACAGCTTCGATCGATGCCATCAGCGCCCGGTAACGCCGGCTTCCCGAAACCGTTTGGCCTTTGCCTGGTGCCGAAGAAGCGATTGTTGCTGGCAAAGCCATCAAGGCGAACATCATCACCAAGCTGCGCGTTGGGGTAGCCCCAATAGTCTTGCGCTGCGATCATCGACTTTTGCGTCCGAGCGCACGGTGTCCACGACATCACGGATCGCATCGATCACGATATCGGGCCGGTCGAACTGGATATAATGGCTGGCGTCGGGCACCAGCACTTGTCGACCGCGTGTCGACCACGAGGCTTCGTCCTGCTGCAGTTTTTGCCAAACGCCTCGTTGCAGGACATCTTCCTGCTTCGTCATGTTTTGACTCTTCAGCGTCGCCGCAGTGAGCGGTGCCATCGCCGTAAGGACAATTAGAGGGCGGTCGCCCAGTGCGCGTGAAATACGCCCTTCGGCTTTGGTCCGATCAAGGCCCTCCATCTCCGAGAGCGCTCCTGCAAATGATGTACTGGAATAGGCGTTTGTCATCTGGGTGACGCTTGCAGGGACATTTGGCGGCCCTTCTGACGGCATTGTCAGGCGGATGATCCCCGTCCATGACAAGTTCATCACACTCTTCATGGCTTCAGCGCTATGATCCGCTTTCGGCTTCACCTCCTCGGCCAGCCTGGCATCCTGATCGGGATGGGAGGTATCGACGAACACTAGCCCGGCGACCTGATCACCAAATTTTCTGGTATAGGACAAGGCGTAGGGCCCGCCGATGGAATGCGCGACCAGAACAAACGGCCCCTTCTCTCCAGCCGCCATCAGGGTCGCATTGAGATCGTCCGCGACGGAATCGGCATGTTGTGGTGTGGCCTTTGGATCGCTCCACATGATCCCGGCGCGGTCATAGGCACAAGCGCGCGTAACGCCAGCAACGGCGTCATGCACCTTCGTCCAGGACAGCGAACCGGAAAGATCCAGCCCAGCCTCGAAAATCACTGTCGGGAATCCGTTCCCGCGGCAGTCCAGATGCGTCTTGCGCCCGCCAATATCTACCGGCTTGCCCGGTGGGGGATATTTCGCCACGGCGTGATACCGCGAAAGCGCCTCATATGCGGCGCCGGTGGCAACAAGCAGCGCCATGAGCAGAAGCAGACCCAGGACGATGTGCTTGATCCAGGGCCATATCTTGGATGAACGGGATGGAAGCGGTGGAGATATCAACGGAGGTCCGATCATAAAGTGAACGGGAGCG
It encodes the following:
- a CDS encoding peroxiredoxin codes for the protein MSTKSRKNSSKAPTGKAPRAGAKAVTRKAAPAASKAAAKKTMKKAAKPAAKAAPKGAAKKSKAPAAKSAPTPARSKTAATKATAAKVAPKRAPAPKPAQAPGRAPAATAPAVAIEGALAPAFTLPRDGGASVALSDYTGRKLVIFFYPRASTPGCTREAIDFTRLTPEFSAVQTAILGVSADPLKAQESFRDKHDLTVPLLSDETHAMLESYGAWGEKSMYGKSFQGVFRTTVLIGKDGKVARIWRNVKVDGHAEEVLEAARQI
- a CDS encoding DUF3971 domain-containing protein, whose amino-acid sequence is MNSPVRNLSRRGPPIPDDGLSVTITANGVTLRPVDDLPLIRDADLRARVTGRTATVTIGQAGIDTPAGRKLNLSDIVFEVPDMAPKPSPAKVRFKIDGPVPAVAEILASDRLNEFTGNLLDPNTTKGNVSAQVTLGMPIKRELTKTDTTYGINADLTAFSGEKMVMNQKLEAATLKVMANNQGYQVKGDVKINGQAASLDYRKSNDGDADVRLLATLDDAGRARLGYDLGPAVSGAIPIKLIGKIGSGDRESKFGIEADLTGLKLDNMLPGWAKQPGKAGRAVFNVVQKQQSTRLEDIVIDGSGAQIKGAVEIDQNGDLVSANFPTYAPSEGDKTSLKAERGPDGVLRVTMRGDVFDGRGFLKSAISGKETDPKSKTKSIDFDIDVKLGAVAGFFGEAVRSLDTKVSRRNGTIRSFTLSGKLGRDTPLNGDMRGRGQGQGRDVIYIETNDAGAFFRFNDIYAKMTGGQLALAMDPPAADSRPKEGLINVRDFSIKGEASLDRVAAGGPGASQGGISFSRLRAEFTRQNGQLTIREGVVKGPSIGATIEGSIDYPANQVRMSGTFVPMYGLNNMFGQIPIVGLFLGGGSNEGLIGVTYEVVGTPGQPVLRVNPISAMAPGVLRKIFEFGTGKQNNPVEFPNSPGNN
- a CDS encoding methyl-accepting chemotaxis protein, which produces MNLLSRFKIRTKLAGMVAVSAVAVCAVIAVAASLSQKRMIEDRMAQLHTAVDMLVGMAETLQDEVTAGKMTLADAQMQYRARGKGMFFGNKQGYPVVYRADQTILVNSANQKLQDKITGATDSNGVLIAKAIMDAGRQSAEGGTAYYLYPRPGQTEPTRKMVFARYYAPWDVTVSVGLYVDDLDADVNALLIKLGAIGAGVMALMALMSWLIARDVLGALMRLQRRMQSIATGSLETAVEETDRGDEIGRMAETLEMLRQTAMTARTLEAEQSKLKQLSETEKRDALIALANRFDASVGQLVGLMASGSTELEATAQSMTSTADRTNQQANVVSTAANEASSRVQTVASAAEELSSSITEISRQVAQSAKITSHAVDSARRTDTIVRALADGAQQIEHVVELISSIAGQTNLLALNATIEAARAGEAGRGFAVVASEVKSLASQTAEATKEISTRIAQIQSATKEAVDAIQGITATIEEVSAIATSIGSAIEEQGSATAEIARNVTQTAQATQEVTTNIGGVSTAAHETGSAAGMVLSAATGLSRQAEQLSGEVNTFLAGVRAA
- a CDS encoding MFS transporter, whose amino-acid sequence is MDPKASQRTALAVLGVCFTLSVLGRGLQESFTVFLLPISQAFSWDRGDVVSIYSLTALCAGLASPLVGRLFDRSGPRAVFATGLVLIAGAFLSAAFAQQLWQFQLSIGVALGFGVACISNVPNSILLGRWFGKRLPTAMAVVYSATGAGVLIMLPFAQILIDRFGWRGAYQSFGWLVLALLVPLLLLPWRTYAGGSAHLERPESHDLPDEGWTLPRALRHHAFWALFATFFFTAIGMYAISPQVVAYLIDAGFPPLISATAWGFSGVVLLFGMLGISWLDGIIGRRPSVLCSYALSIVGIVMLWLLQRYPNYWLLTGFVVCFGSMIGSRGPLLTATAMKIFRGERVGTIYGAITIGSGLGSAFGSWSGGLIHDWTQSYDLLIAFALVSVVLGMIPFLVVPALRR
- the tyrS gene encoding tyrosine--tRNA ligase — protein: MTAFKSDFLNVLQSRGFIHQISDPQALDAACAKGPVTAYVGYDATATSLHIGNLISVTMLHWFQETGNRPITLMGGGTSMVGDPSFRDDQRSLLTVEKIAENIEGIKKIFGKMLRYGDGPTDALMVNNADWLLKLNYVEFLRDVGRHFSVNRMLAFDSVKLRLDRDQSLSFLEFNYMIMQGYDFTELNRRYGCTLQMGGSDQWGNIINGVDLSHRMGGPQLYALTTPLLTKSSGEKMGKSATGAVWLNGDLFSPYDFWQYFRNTEDDDVGRFLKIFTRLPLDEIARLEKLGGAEINEAKKILATEATAIVHGREAADAANETARKTFEEGSISASLPTIDIPQDELAAGIGVLAVFVTAGFVASNGEARRQIKGGGLRVNDVPVTDEKMLLTPALLTPEGVIKLSLGKKKHILLKPA
- a CDS encoding anhydro-N-acetylmuramic acid kinase, encoding MLTTIGLMSGTSLDGVDIALIETDGHRVGAFGPSGYRAYSDAERAVLRQALAEAVQLSDRHARPGILAEAEQVVTAAHAEAMAGFLADNGIARENVDIVGFHGQTVLHRPAERLTVQIGDGAALARAIHIPVMHDFRAADVAAGGQGAPFVPVYHRALAQALGREGPIVVVNIGGVSNITYIDGDDLLIACDTGPGNALIDDFMLRTSGQPFDGEGKLAAQGQVDDAWVARGLQLPFFSAPPPKSLDRNDFAALPLSNMIPADGAATLTAFTAAAIASIVPLLPRPPASWIVTGGGARNLTMLRMLREKLAPATVEAAGALGWSADAMEAQAFGFLAARGLKGLPLSYPATTGVPIPMRGGVLVSAA